The DNA window tgacgacgacgatgaacCAGTGGATGGCTTCATAGCCCTCGACCGAAAGCGAATAAAAAACGTTGCACTTTGTGAAATCCCAGGAGACATCACATCTTTCACCGGCTCCGTCGCCATCCGTCAACTACCGAACCTGCAAAACCTAACAATCCTGGCTTTGGGACCCGACTCGACCTATCGACCTGCGTCTCTCACTTCCCAAAACGGCAATGAAATCAGTCCACCAATTCTCGAGATGCTAGCAGTGGATATCCAGCGAGGTAGCTCTGATATCTATGAGCTTCCTTTAGACTTGGTCCATAAGAGTCCGTTTCTCAATGGCTCAAGACTACGACACGCAATAGCCGTGTCGCCCAGTATACGTCCACTATTTCGCTATAAAACATTTATTCTATCCTTGCTCTGGCATGAACTCAGGCAAAAGAACGCGGCAGaagcaatagcagcatccTGGTGGGAATACACCGAGTACTTGTTTGAAGACTGCCGTGAAGAAGCACAGTGCCCTTTAATGTTGagcggctgcggcggtgAAGGCCATACAAAACGCGAAATGATGGATTGGAAGGCCAGTTTTGAgattaa is part of the Trichoderma atroviride chromosome 1, complete sequence genome and encodes:
- a CDS encoding uncharacterized protein (EggNog:ENOG41~antiSMASH:Cluster_1.1), which codes for MEAALTEFTLFPQLPAELRIKIWELVPRPSRVVGVLPPASNWYRHYYRAIGSRASSGGGRPGTGSWQRYHYRYIVQPREHAIFPLLHVNREARDVWLPHFFQPSRHSRVSDLDIRFDTPFISYDTDIFTVFDGWPSRGIPVDAYRSPVILDDDDEPVDGFIALDRKRIKNVALCEIPGDITSFTGSVAIRQLPNLQNLTILALGPDSTYRPASLTSQNGNEISPPILEMLAVDIQRGSSDIYELPLDLVHKSPFLNGSRLRHAIAVSPSIRPLFRYKTFILSLLWHELRQKNAAEAIAASWWEYTEYLFEDCREEAQCPLMLSGCGGEGHTKREMMDWKASFEINYKLLYATEWKDELKRIGVIKHDM